One Gordonia mangrovi genomic region harbors:
- a CDS encoding M48 family metallopeptidase, protein MDAQSPIPNVPGVADASPGQITGFGGDHPTTAGAAARSGYWLPPARYAGRPRLHPWEIPMLIAVISVTLLAYLAIVWLVVLGTFSDYFLFLLALPLVLLLIRGLTYAQPRVNGVQMTPTQFAEGHRMVVEAAARYGMEYVPDAYVVLGNGMINAFASGHGFRRFVVVYSDLFEVGGRARDPQALEFIIGHEVGHIAAGHTSYWRQLATSVGMNIPIVGSALSRAQEYTADNYGYYTRPAGAPGVIGVLSAGKYMLSAVDFDQFADRATHEHGFFTWASNALSTHPVLTWRAAALRDRTRPGAMLLRPRRIVRGVGSGNVAAVPPPPHPAAVAGGSLPNGLQMPPRL, encoded by the coding sequence GTGGACGCACAATCGCCGATCCCCAATGTTCCCGGCGTCGCCGATGCCTCCCCCGGTCAGATCACCGGGTTCGGCGGCGACCACCCGACCACCGCGGGTGCGGCCGCCCGCAGCGGGTACTGGCTGCCACCGGCCCGGTATGCGGGACGTCCACGTCTGCATCCATGGGAGATACCCATGCTCATCGCCGTCATCTCGGTGACCCTGCTGGCGTATCTCGCCATTGTCTGGCTGGTGGTCCTGGGGACCTTCAGCGACTACTTCCTCTTCCTGTTGGCGCTCCCACTGGTCCTGCTGCTGATCCGCGGTCTGACCTACGCGCAGCCTCGGGTCAACGGCGTACAGATGACGCCCACCCAGTTCGCCGAGGGGCACCGGATGGTGGTGGAGGCCGCCGCTCGATACGGCATGGAATACGTCCCCGACGCGTATGTGGTGCTGGGCAACGGCATGATCAACGCGTTCGCCTCTGGACACGGATTCCGCCGTTTCGTGGTGGTGTATTCCGACCTGTTCGAGGTGGGCGGACGCGCCCGCGACCCGCAGGCCCTGGAGTTCATCATCGGCCACGAGGTGGGCCACATCGCCGCGGGACACACGTCGTACTGGCGGCAATTGGCCACCAGCGTCGGGATGAACATCCCCATCGTCGGCTCCGCGTTGTCCCGGGCACAGGAGTACACCGCCGACAACTACGGCTACTACACCCGGCCTGCCGGGGCGCCCGGTGTCATCGGAGTCCTGTCGGCGGGCAAGTACATGCTGTCAGCGGTGGATTTCGACCAGTTCGCCGATCGCGCCACCCATGAGCACGGCTTCTTCACCTGGGCGAGCAACGCACTGTCGACCCATCCGGTGCTCACCTGGCGGGCGGCCGCACTGCGGGACCGCACCCGGCCGGGAGCCATGCTGTTGCGCCCTCGCCGAATCGTGCGCGGGGTGGGCAGCGGCAACGTCGCCGCGGTGCCACCTCCACCCCATCCCGCCGCGGTCGCCGGCGGTTCGCTGCCCAACGGCCTCCAGATGCCGCCCCGACTCTGA
- a CDS encoding Fpg/Nei family DNA glycosylase, whose translation MPEGHTLHRLARRQQRVFGGAPVRVSSPQGRFVEGAADVDGMVFAKAEAWGKHLIQHFRPVGTTARTGRRMIHVHLGLYGSFTEAPAPLPPPVGQVRLRIEGHQVGTDLRGPTACELFTAADLDDLIARLGPDPLRRDVDPARMLAAIARSRRPIGALLMDQKVIAGIGNVYRAEVLFRARIDPYREGRSLPGADVAAIWEDLVALMRIGVRRGRIHVVRAEDDHGPGSYAPDRPRTYVYRRAGDPCRICATTVRTAEMDGRNLYWCPNCQV comes from the coding sequence ATGCCCGAGGGTCACACCCTGCATCGGCTGGCGCGGCGCCAGCAGCGGGTCTTCGGCGGTGCACCGGTGCGTGTGTCCAGTCCGCAGGGCCGGTTCGTCGAGGGTGCCGCCGACGTCGACGGCATGGTCTTCGCCAAGGCGGAGGCGTGGGGCAAGCATCTGATCCAGCACTTTCGTCCGGTCGGCACGACCGCGCGGACGGGCCGACGGATGATTCACGTGCACCTGGGTCTGTACGGGAGTTTCACCGAGGCGCCGGCGCCCCTGCCGCCCCCGGTGGGCCAGGTGCGCCTACGTATCGAGGGCCACCAGGTCGGCACCGATCTACGTGGGCCCACGGCATGTGAGCTGTTCACCGCGGCCGACCTCGACGACCTGATCGCTCGGCTGGGACCCGACCCGCTGCGCCGCGATGTCGATCCCGCTCGCATGCTCGCGGCCATCGCACGTTCGCGCCGACCCATCGGCGCACTGCTGATGGACCAGAAGGTCATCGCCGGGATCGGCAACGTCTACCGTGCAGAGGTGTTGTTCCGCGCCCGGATCGATCCGTATCGCGAGGGGCGGTCCCTGCCGGGCGCCGACGTCGCGGCGATCTGGGAAGACCTGGTGGCGCTGATGCGGATCGGCGTGCGACGCGGCCGCATCCACGTGGTCCGGGCCGAGGACGACCACGGGCCGGGATCATATGCGCCCGACCGTCCGCGCACCTACGTGTATCGGCGTGCCGGCGACCCGTGCCGGATCTGTGCGACGACCGTGCGAACAGCCGAGATGGACGGGCGCAACCTCTACTGGTGTCCGAACTGTCAGGTCTGA
- a CDS encoding lipase family protein: MTVVGLVIGAPNAGADNVALPTPLRDRFYDTPPNIASFAPGALIAARDRPNPPAFFDARTYQLKFRSSDSQGRPIAAVTTVLVPTHKRVNGPLLSFQHIINATGLECAPSQALWTQDPNLAIREAPGLNVALQQGWTVAIPDHLGPRSAYGAAKLGGQITLDNIRAVKQFRPAGVADGRIGLAGYSGGGMATAWAAALAPTYAPDLDIAGAAYGGVPMNLLEMAEGLGYSTPHPAFGLAFAAAIGVSREYPKQIPMWQHLSPLGKQMYLGMRNACTNDILRLGAGHDAQQVTVGGRAIFDDPAARRVVEQNSLSLYPGTPRTPIFEWHSPTDALIPVSSIDHTLARYCRAGVPVERLSTPSPDHLSAALLGLLPAFRYLQDRFAGVPAPSSC, from the coding sequence ATGACCGTCGTCGGGCTGGTGATCGGCGCCCCGAACGCCGGCGCCGACAACGTCGCCCTGCCCACCCCGCTGCGCGACCGCTTCTACGACACGCCACCCAACATCGCATCCTTCGCGCCCGGTGCTCTCATCGCGGCACGAGATCGCCCGAACCCGCCGGCGTTCTTCGATGCCCGCACCTACCAGCTCAAATTCCGTTCCTCGGACAGCCAGGGCCGGCCGATCGCCGCGGTGACGACCGTCCTGGTCCCCACCCACAAGCGGGTCAACGGTCCACTGCTGTCGTTTCAGCACATCATCAATGCGACCGGCCTGGAGTGCGCACCGTCGCAGGCGCTCTGGACGCAGGACCCGAACCTGGCGATCCGGGAGGCACCCGGCCTCAATGTCGCCCTGCAGCAGGGGTGGACGGTCGCCATCCCCGATCACCTCGGACCCCGCAGCGCCTATGGCGCCGCGAAGCTCGGCGGCCAGATCACGCTGGACAACATCCGCGCGGTGAAACAATTCCGCCCCGCTGGGGTGGCCGATGGACGGATCGGGTTGGCCGGGTACTCCGGAGGTGGGATGGCGACCGCGTGGGCGGCCGCGTTGGCGCCGACCTACGCTCCCGACCTCGACATCGCCGGTGCCGCCTACGGCGGTGTGCCGATGAATCTGCTCGAGATGGCCGAGGGCCTCGGGTACTCCACCCCGCACCCGGCCTTCGGTCTGGCCTTCGCCGCCGCCATCGGGGTGTCGCGCGAGTACCCGAAGCAGATCCCGATGTGGCAGCACCTGTCGCCGCTGGGCAAGCAGATGTACCTGGGGATGCGCAACGCCTGCACGAACGACATCCTGCGCCTGGGTGCCGGCCACGACGCCCAGCAGGTCACTGTCGGCGGGCGTGCCATCTTCGACGACCCCGCGGCGCGCAGGGTCGTCGAACAGAACAGTCTGTCGCTCTACCCCGGCACCCCGCGCACGCCGATCTTCGAGTGGCACAGTCCCACCGATGCCTTGATCCCGGTGTCCTCCATCGACCACACACTCGCCCGGTATTGCCGTGCGGGCGTCCCGGTCGAGCGCCTGTCGACGCCGTCCCCCGATCATCTGTCGGCCGCGCTCCTCGGATTGCTCCCGGCCTTTCGCTATCTGCAGGACAGGTTCGCGGGCGTACCGGCGCCGAGTTCCTGCTGA
- a CDS encoding PE-PPE domain-containing protein has protein sequence MGGLTDEIGRTERRVTLLVVGGTGESFADDPRTEVSGLLAGVTAGLDERFRSRWVGYPASYGPAPELGGISYQRSVRTGIDNLSAVVTHTDGPVALIGYSQGAVVIRHTLRALADAGHPVMERVLAVGLVADPHQPPGAVPGCDGWGVAGPGPELPRGVDAFWVGAPEDMICNASADSFVRDVADITPAFAIGHWHEWLSQVWRMLRNNAFQNAQRTSPGLRQSVRDCARLVAAVREVLGYLPSTMRWGAFVVRNRRGGRHTSYAREPYRRHSLTDPFTTGCEALAAWLQVCATFSAVGEAYEAGLRDRVA, from the coding sequence ATGGGTGGGTTGACTGACGAGATCGGCCGTACCGAGCGCCGCGTGACCCTGTTGGTGGTCGGCGGCACCGGGGAGTCGTTCGCGGACGATCCGCGGACCGAGGTCAGCGGCCTGCTGGCGGGCGTGACCGCCGGCCTCGACGAGCGGTTCCGCAGTCGCTGGGTCGGCTACCCGGCCAGCTATGGCCCCGCGCCCGAACTCGGCGGAATCAGCTACCAACGGAGCGTGCGTACCGGCATCGACAATCTGTCGGCGGTGGTCACCCATACCGACGGCCCGGTGGCCCTCATCGGTTATTCGCAAGGGGCGGTGGTCATTCGACACACCTTGCGAGCACTCGCCGACGCCGGCCACCCGGTGATGGAACGCGTGCTCGCAGTGGGGCTGGTGGCAGATCCACACCAGCCCCCGGGTGCGGTGCCCGGCTGCGACGGCTGGGGAGTAGCCGGGCCGGGACCGGAACTGCCCCGCGGCGTCGACGCCTTCTGGGTCGGTGCGCCCGAGGACATGATCTGCAATGCGTCGGCGGACTCCTTCGTGCGTGACGTGGCCGACATCACTCCCGCCTTCGCGATTGGGCACTGGCATGAGTGGCTTTCGCAGGTCTGGAGGATGCTGCGGAACAACGCATTTCAAAATGCGCAACGGACATCGCCGGGGCTGCGGCAGAGTGTGCGCGACTGTGCGCGATTGGTCGCCGCGGTGCGCGAGGTCCTCGGGTACCTGCCGAGCACCATGCGCTGGGGTGCGTTCGTGGTGCGTAACCGGCGCGGTGGGCGACACACCTCGTACGCACGTGAACCGTATCGTCGGCACTCGCTGACCGACCCGTTCACCACCGGATGCGAGGCGCTGGCGGCGTGGTTGCAGGTGTGCGCCACCTTCTCCGCGGTCGGCGAGGCGTACGAGGCCGGACTCCGCGACCGGGTCGCCTGA
- a CDS encoding ribose-5-phosphate isomerase, whose product MRVYLGADHAGFELKNLIADHLRSAGHEVVDCGAHVYDALDDYPAFCIEAASRTVADPGSLGIVLGGSGNGEQIAANKVPGARCALAWSVETAQLARQHNNAQLIGIGGRMHSTDEAFAIVDAFIATAWSSEPRHQRRIDILADYERSGEAPPVPGAN is encoded by the coding sequence ATGCGTGTCTACCTCGGTGCCGATCATGCCGGATTCGAACTGAAGAACCTCATAGCCGATCATCTGCGGTCGGCCGGCCACGAGGTCGTGGACTGTGGGGCGCACGTCTACGATGCGCTCGACGACTACCCGGCATTCTGCATCGAGGCGGCGAGCCGCACCGTCGCCGATCCCGGCAGCCTGGGAATCGTGTTGGGCGGCAGCGGCAACGGCGAGCAGATCGCGGCGAACAAGGTTCCGGGGGCGCGGTGCGCATTGGCCTGGAGCGTGGAGACCGCACAGCTGGCCCGACAGCACAACAATGCCCAGCTCATCGGGATCGGTGGGCGGATGCACAGCACCGACGAGGCGTTCGCGATCGTGGACGCCTTCATCGCGACCGCCTGGTCGTCCGAACCCCGGCATCAGCGTCGGATCGATATTCTCGCCGACTACGAACGCAGCGGTGAGGCGCCGCCGGTTCCCGGCGCCAACTGA
- a CDS encoding ATP-dependent Clp protease proteolytic subunit, producing MTNSRILDALPADVAAGIPSSALAIKSIEARYILPQFIEHTPNGQRQYDPYAKLFEERIVFVGTPIDQTVANDVMAQLLVLESQDPDRDITMYINSPGGSVPDMLAIYDTMQYVHCDIVTVCLGEAASAAAILLAGGTPGKRAALPNATILIHQPRTGGAYQGQVSDLEIQAAEIERIRNRLDEILSRHTGQDKDKIRKDTDRDNILSADQAKEYGIVDEVFEYRKKSMKKA from the coding sequence ATGACCAATTCACGCATCCTCGACGCACTGCCCGCCGACGTCGCCGCCGGGATCCCCTCGTCAGCTCTTGCGATCAAGAGCATCGAGGCGCGCTACATCCTGCCGCAGTTCATCGAGCACACCCCCAACGGCCAGCGGCAATACGATCCGTACGCGAAGCTGTTCGAAGAGCGCATCGTGTTCGTCGGTACGCCGATCGATCAGACCGTCGCCAATGACGTGATGGCGCAGCTGCTGGTGCTCGAGTCCCAGGACCCCGACCGCGACATCACGATGTACATCAACTCGCCGGGCGGCAGCGTTCCCGACATGCTGGCGATCTACGACACCATGCAGTACGTCCACTGCGACATCGTGACGGTCTGTCTGGGCGAGGCCGCCTCGGCCGCAGCCATCCTGCTCGCCGGCGGCACCCCCGGCAAGCGCGCCGCGCTGCCCAACGCCACCATCCTGATCCATCAGCCACGGACCGGCGGTGCTTATCAGGGCCAGGTCTCCGACCTGGAGATCCAGGCCGCCGAGATCGAACGGATCCGCAACCGGCTCGACGAGATCCTGTCCCGCCACACGGGTCAGGACAAGGACAAGATCCGCAAGGACACCGACCGCGACAACATCCTCTCGGCCGATCAGGCCAAGGAGTACGGCATCGTCGACGAAGTGTTCGAGTACCGCAAGAAGTCGATGAAGAAGGCCTGA
- the sthA gene encoding Si-specific NAD(P)(+) transhydrogenase: MDHFDVVVIGSGPAGQKAAIAAAKLGKRAAIVERRHMVGGVCINTGTIPSKTLREAVLYLSGLNQRELYGESYRLKSDITVADLSARTMHVVGKEIDVIQSQLSRNSVTMLIGNAYFVDPHEIAIEDATGDLKRVTADHFVIAVGTRPARPSTVEFDGITVVDSDQILAMDRVPGSMVVVGAGVIGIEYASMFAALGTKVTVIEQRPTMMDFCDREIVEALQYQLRERGVTFRFSEHVKTVENHPSGTLTILESGKKIPADTVLYSAGRQGVSDELRVEAAGLTADARGRLKVDEHFRTTVDHIYAVGDIIGFPALAATSMEQGRRAAYHAFDEPVGATDADLQPIGIYAIPEISFVGRTEDQLTTANIPFEVGVARYRELARGAIMGDSYGLLKLLVHAEERTLLGVHAFGSNAAELVHIGQTVMGLSGTVDYLVDAVFNYPTLAEGYKVAALDAVNKMRAIARVRSEGHRLDLDAGSPLPD; encoded by the coding sequence GTGGATCACTTCGACGTCGTCGTCATCGGCTCCGGTCCGGCGGGCCAGAAGGCGGCGATCGCGGCCGCCAAACTGGGTAAGCGGGCGGCGATCGTGGAACGGCGCCACATGGTCGGCGGCGTATGCATCAACACCGGGACGATCCCGTCGAAGACGTTGCGTGAGGCCGTGTTGTATCTGTCCGGGCTCAATCAGCGAGAACTCTACGGTGAGTCCTACCGGCTCAAATCCGACATCACCGTCGCCGATCTCTCCGCCCGCACCATGCACGTGGTGGGCAAGGAGATCGACGTCATCCAGAGTCAGCTGTCCCGCAACTCGGTCACGATGCTCATCGGCAACGCCTACTTCGTCGACCCACACGAGATCGCGATCGAAGACGCCACAGGAGATCTCAAGCGGGTCACCGCAGACCATTTCGTCATCGCGGTGGGCACCCGTCCCGCCCGTCCCTCGACGGTCGAGTTCGACGGGATCACCGTGGTCGACTCCGACCAGATACTGGCCATGGACCGCGTGCCCGGGTCGATGGTGGTGGTGGGTGCCGGGGTCATCGGGATCGAATATGCCTCCATGTTCGCCGCGCTCGGCACCAAGGTGACCGTCATCGAGCAGCGGCCGACGATGATGGACTTCTGCGATCGCGAGATCGTCGAGGCGCTGCAGTACCAGTTGCGCGAGCGCGGCGTGACATTCCGGTTCAGCGAGCACGTGAAGACGGTGGAGAACCATCCGTCCGGCACGCTCACAATTCTGGAGTCGGGCAAGAAGATCCCTGCCGACACGGTGCTCTACTCGGCCGGCCGACAGGGGGTCTCCGACGAACTGCGGGTCGAGGCGGCAGGCCTCACCGCCGATGCCCGGGGCCGGCTGAAGGTCGACGAACACTTCCGTACGACCGTCGATCACATCTATGCGGTCGGCGACATCATCGGCTTCCCCGCGCTGGCCGCGACCTCGATGGAGCAGGGACGGCGGGCCGCCTATCACGCCTTCGACGAACCGGTCGGCGCCACCGACGCCGATCTGCAGCCGATCGGCATCTACGCGATCCCCGAGATCAGCTTCGTCGGCCGCACCGAGGATCAGCTGACCACCGCGAACATCCCGTTCGAGGTGGGCGTGGCCCGATACCGGGAACTGGCACGCGGCGCGATCATGGGCGATTCGTACGGGTTGCTGAAGCTGTTGGTGCATGCCGAGGAACGAACCCTGCTGGGTGTGCATGCATTCGGTAGCAATGCCGCCGAACTGGTCCACATCGGCCAGACGGTGATGGGTCTGTCCGGCACCGTGGACTACCTGGTCGATGCCGTGTTCAACTATCCGACGCTTGCCGAGGGCTACAAGGTGGCCGCTCTGGACGCGGTCAACAAGATGCGTGCGATTGCGCGGGTGCGCTCGGAGGGACACCGCCTTGATCTCGACGCCGGGTCACCCCTACCCGATTGA
- the tig gene encoding trigger factor — protein MKSTVEQLGPTRVKLNVEVPFEELSGEFDRTYRSLAQQVRIPGFRPGKAPAKLIEARVGRDSILAQVVNDALPGKYSQAVAETETKAIGQPEIDLAELVYGSPITFTAEVDVRPEIELPDYATLAVEVDAIEIDDAEVEEQVEGLRARFGTLQGVDRGAQDGDFVSIDLAATVDGEAVDEASTEGLSHEVGSGQLIDGLDEALIGVKAGETKDFTTKLVAGDHAGEEAQVTVTVNSVKERELPELDDEFAQMASEFDTVAELRESLVDRVKQSKKLEQANAIRDKVLEELLAKVEIPLPEKVVAEEVEGQQHQIVHALGHDDEQVAKFLEAQGKTREEWDAEAREEAEKSVKTQLLLDAIADQQETEVDQDELTQQILFQAQRYGMQPQEFIQQLQSAGQVGAVYADVRRGKALAGIVSEVTVTDSSGAAVDTDEFFGGSDEDDAAPDESNTDENDES, from the coding sequence GTGAAGAGCACCGTCGAGCAGCTCGGCCCGACCCGGGTGAAGCTCAATGTCGAAGTCCCGTTCGAGGAGCTCTCCGGTGAGTTCGACCGGACCTACCGTTCGCTGGCCCAACAGGTCCGCATTCCGGGCTTCCGGCCGGGTAAGGCGCCCGCAAAGCTGATCGAGGCCCGCGTCGGCCGCGATTCGATCCTGGCCCAGGTCGTCAACGACGCGCTGCCGGGTAAGTACTCGCAGGCCGTGGCCGAGACCGAGACCAAAGCGATCGGCCAGCCCGAGATCGACCTCGCCGAGCTGGTCTACGGCAGCCCGATCACCTTCACCGCCGAAGTCGACGTCCGCCCGGAGATCGAGCTGCCCGACTACGCGACTCTCGCGGTCGAGGTCGACGCGATCGAGATCGACGACGCCGAGGTGGAGGAGCAGGTCGAGGGTCTGCGCGCCCGCTTCGGCACCCTTCAGGGTGTTGACCGCGGTGCCCAGGACGGGGACTTCGTGTCGATCGATCTGGCGGCGACCGTCGACGGCGAGGCGGTCGACGAGGCGTCGACCGAGGGGCTGTCGCACGAGGTCGGCTCGGGTCAGCTCATCGACGGTCTCGACGAGGCGCTGATCGGTGTGAAGGCCGGCGAGACCAAGGACTTCACCACCAAGCTCGTCGCCGGCGACCACGCCGGGGAAGAGGCGCAGGTCACGGTCACCGTCAACTCGGTGAAGGAACGTGAATTGCCCGAGCTCGACGACGAGTTCGCCCAGATGGCCAGCGAATTCGATACCGTCGCCGAGCTGCGCGAGAGCCTGGTCGACCGGGTCAAGCAGTCCAAGAAGCTCGAGCAGGCCAACGCCATCCGGGACAAGGTTCTCGAAGAGCTGCTGGCCAAGGTCGAGATCCCGCTGCCGGAGAAGGTCGTGGCCGAAGAGGTCGAAGGTCAGCAGCATCAGATCGTGCACGCTCTCGGGCACGACGACGAGCAGGTCGCGAAGTTCCTCGAGGCGCAGGGCAAGACCCGCGAGGAGTGGGACGCCGAGGCCCGCGAGGAGGCCGAGAAGTCGGTCAAGACCCAGCTGCTGCTCGATGCGATCGCCGATCAGCAGGAGACCGAGGTGGACCAGGACGAGCTCACCCAGCAGATCCTGTTCCAGGCTCAGCGCTACGGCATGCAGCCGCAGGAGTTCATTCAGCAGTTGCAGAGCGCCGGCCAGGTCGGTGCCGTCTATGCCGACGTCCGCCGTGGCAAGGCGCTCGCCGGGATCGTGTCGGAGGTGACCGTCACCGACAGCAGCGGCGCAGCCGTGGACACCGACGAGTTCTTCGGCGGGTCCGATGAGGACGACGCCGCCCCAGATGAGAGCAACACAGACGAGAACGACGAGAGCTGA
- a CDS encoding mycothiol-dependent nitroreductase Rv2466c family protein: protein MTAETHTPGQQRDRVDFWFDPLCPWCWITSRWILEAEQVRPIEVNFHLMSLAVLNENKDIPAEYREKLKDAWRPVRVIAAAVAEQGEEILAPIYTAMGTRLHNKGISDLDQVIAESLAEVGQDGSLAAAVESDEFDDYIRTSHHEGMDKVGDDVGTPTIHVNGTAFFGPVLSRIPRGDTAGTVWDGAVALASYPHFFELKRSRHESPEFD from the coding sequence ATGACAGCGGAAACGCACACACCAGGTCAGCAGCGGGATCGAGTGGACTTCTGGTTCGACCCGTTGTGCCCGTGGTGCTGGATCACCTCGCGATGGATCCTGGAGGCCGAGCAGGTACGCCCGATCGAGGTGAATTTCCACCTGATGAGCCTGGCCGTGCTCAACGAGAACAAGGACATTCCCGCGGAGTACCGCGAGAAGCTCAAGGACGCCTGGCGTCCCGTGCGGGTGATCGCGGCGGCGGTCGCCGAGCAGGGTGAGGAGATCCTCGCGCCGATCTACACCGCGATGGGCACTCGGCTGCACAACAAGGGCATCTCCGATCTCGACCAGGTGATCGCCGAATCGCTGGCCGAGGTGGGTCAGGACGGATCGCTCGCCGCGGCGGTGGAGTCCGATGAGTTCGACGACTACATCCGCACCAGTCATCACGAGGGGATGGACAAGGTCGGCGACGACGTCGGCACGCCCACCATCCATGTCAACGGCACCGCATTCTTCGGGCCGGTGCTCTCGCGTATCCCGCGGGGCGACACCGCGGGCACCGTGTGGGACGGGGCGGTCGCGCTGGCGTCTTATCCGCACTTCTTCGAGCTCAAGCGCTCCCGGCACGAGTCGCCCGAGTTCGACTGA
- a CDS encoding ATP-dependent Clp protease proteolytic subunit, with translation MSEPTIHTPTLSSGVAGLNLTDSVFERLLRERIIFLGTQVDDDIANRLCAQILLLSAEDPTRDINLYINSPGGSVTAGMAIFDTMQLAECDVATYAMGMAASMGQFLLAAGTPGKRHALPHSRIMMHQPSAGIGGTAADIAIQAEQFAATKKEMNRLNAEFTGQPLEKIEADSDRDKWFTAQQALEYGLVDHVVTRAGSVTPS, from the coding sequence GTGAGTGAGCCGACGATCCACACGCCGACCCTGAGTTCGGGAGTGGCCGGGCTGAATCTGACCGATTCGGTGTTCGAACGACTGCTGCGTGAGCGCATCATCTTCCTCGGCACCCAGGTCGACGATGACATCGCCAACCGGCTGTGCGCCCAGATCCTGCTGCTCTCGGCGGAGGACCCGACCCGCGACATCAACCTGTACATCAACTCGCCCGGCGGTTCGGTGACCGCGGGTATGGCCATCTTCGACACGATGCAGCTCGCCGAATGCGATGTCGCCACCTACGCGATGGGCATGGCCGCGTCGATGGGTCAGTTCCTGCTGGCCGCCGGTACGCCGGGCAAACGTCATGCCCTGCCGCATTCGCGCATCATGATGCACCAGCCGTCGGCCGGAATCGGTGGTACCGCGGCCGACATCGCCATCCAGGCCGAGCAGTTCGCCGCCACCAAGAAGGAGATGAACCGGCTCAACGCCGAGTTCACCGGGCAGCCGCTGGAGAAGATCGAGGCCGACTCGGACCGCGACAAGTGGTTCACCGCGCAGCAGGCGCTCGAGTACGGACTCGTCGACCACGTGGTCACCCGCGCCGGTTCGGTGACCCCGTCCTGA
- a CDS encoding L,D-transpeptidase — translation MLTTKPSRRARRGTARRVVAAVIGAVAVMLMLPMTAGAAPVTVIPGLPPVEIPSIPGVPPLPGTPSTPETTTPTPEPTTPKPTPSTPETPKGPAIPNVQTSTGWIALADDATHQITWWHNGNQVKTMPISMGSDKHPTPNGVYYTKESYRDMYMDSSTYGVPVDSAEGYRTYVEYATRMSWDGIFIHAAPWSVEQQGRSNVSHGCINISTANGKWVFDTIPRNTPIVVRGTIGPDYIPGS, via the coding sequence GTGTTGACAACTAAGCCTTCTCGTCGTGCCCGTCGCGGCACGGCCCGACGTGTGGTGGCCGCCGTGATCGGCGCCGTCGCGGTGATGCTCATGTTGCCGATGACGGCAGGTGCCGCGCCGGTCACCGTGATCCCGGGGCTGCCCCCGGTGGAGATCCCGAGCATCCCGGGCGTCCCGCCGCTGCCCGGCACCCCGTCGACCCCGGAGACCACCACCCCGACTCCGGAACCGACGACGCCGAAACCGACGCCGTCGACCCCGGAGACGCCCAAGGGCCCGGCCATTCCCAACGTGCAGACGTCGACCGGCTGGATTGCGCTCGCCGACGATGCCACGCACCAGATCACCTGGTGGCACAACGGCAATCAGGTCAAGACGATGCCGATCTCGATGGGATCCGACAAGCACCCGACTCCCAATGGCGTGTATTACACCAAGGAGAGCTACCGCGACATGTACATGGATTCGTCCACGTACGGCGTCCCGGTCGATTCGGCCGAGGGCTACCGCACCTACGTTGAGTACGCGACCCGCATGTCCTGGGATGGCATCTTCATCCACGCCGCACCGTGGTCGGTGGAGCAGCAGGGCCGCAGCAACGTGAGCCACGGCTGCATCAACATCAGCACCGCGAACGGCAAGTGGGTGTTCGACACGATTCCGCGCAACACCCCGATCGTGGTCCGCGGCACCATCGGCCCGGATTACATCCCCGGCAGCTGA